A genomic stretch from Bacillus sp. N1-1 includes:
- a CDS encoding class I SAM-dependent methyltransferase, producing the protein MQSYERFSYVYDRLMEEAPYGEWVDLVKKEVATGKVLDLGSGTGECSINLAQVGFEVTAVDLSEHMLSVAQDKAIREKLPIKFLQQDMRELETGELYDVVTIFCDSLNYVTDREGVKATLSNVYQHLKQGGVLLFDVHSLYKVQTLFVGNTFASSEDDISYIWNSFAGAEEGAVEHELSFFVENEEGLYERFDEVHYQRTFAIDEYIAWLREVGFENISVTSDFTTLEPTPSSERLFFRAVK; encoded by the coding sequence ATGCAATCATATGAACGCTTTTCTTATGTTTACGATCGTTTAATGGAAGAGGCTCCATATGGTGAATGGGTGGATCTTGTCAAAAAGGAAGTAGCAACTGGTAAAGTTCTCGATCTGGGCTCAGGAACAGGCGAATGTTCCATTAATCTTGCTCAAGTTGGTTTTGAGGTTACAGCTGTGGATCTTTCTGAGCATATGCTCTCTGTAGCTCAGGATAAAGCTATTCGTGAAAAGCTTCCAATCAAGTTTCTACAGCAGGATATGCGAGAGCTTGAAACTGGAGAATTGTATGATGTTGTTACAATTTTTTGTGATTCGTTGAACTATGTGACAGACAGAGAAGGTGTCAAAGCAACCTTATCAAACGTATATCAGCACCTGAAACAGGGCGGGGTGTTATTATTTGATGTTCACTCTCTTTATAAAGTACAAACCCTTTTTGTTGGTAACACCTTTGCAAGTAGTGAAGATGATATATCTTATATATGGAATAGCTTTGCTGGGGCAGAAGAAGGCGCTGTTGAGCATGAACTCAGCTTTTTTGTTGAAAATGAAGAAGGACTTTATGAACGATTTGATGAAGTTCATTACCAAAGAACGTTTGCAATCGATGAATATATAGCCTGGCTAAGAGAAGTAGGCTTTGAAAATATTTCGGTGACGTCTGATTTTACAACATTAGAGCCAACACCGTCATCTGAGCGTTTATTTTTTAGAGCTGTTAAATAG
- the holA gene encoding DNA polymerase III subunit delta — MSISDLKKKIKQNKLDLLYLLTGTETFLIDELQKMIINQALPEEEKEFGLAYYDLNETPVQAAVEDAETLPFLGEKRVIILKNPLFLTAAKDKSKIEHDLDSLQRYAENPSPFTILIIEAPYEKLDERKKLVKTIKKAGAFVKAEALQENHLGDWLQQRAKQHGVSLDQEGEERLVQLTGSHLMLLQQEIDKMALYVGEGGIVNAEVVDLLVARTLENDIFALIDRIVRKDLNKAFRILYDLLKINEEPIKILSLIGRQFRIIYQVSELTKRGYGQKQMASTLKLHPYAVKIAQQQCRSFEEEKLRFILDQIAESDYEMKTGKMDKKLILELLVTKIKNA, encoded by the coding sequence ATGTCCATTTCAGACTTAAAAAAGAAAATTAAACAAAACAAGTTAGATCTACTCTATCTCTTAACTGGCACAGAAACGTTCCTGATTGATGAATTACAAAAAATGATCATTAATCAGGCGCTTCCAGAAGAAGAGAAAGAATTTGGACTTGCTTATTATGACCTAAACGAAACACCTGTACAAGCTGCAGTAGAAGATGCTGAAACGCTGCCGTTTTTAGGGGAGAAGCGTGTCATTATATTAAAGAATCCATTGTTTTTAACAGCTGCTAAGGATAAGAGCAAAATAGAGCATGATCTGGACTCGCTTCAGCGATATGCTGAAAACCCATCTCCTTTTACAATTCTTATTATTGAAGCCCCTTATGAAAAGCTGGATGAGCGGAAAAAATTGGTGAAAACCATTAAGAAAGCAGGAGCATTTGTTAAAGCCGAGGCGTTACAAGAAAATCATTTGGGTGACTGGCTTCAGCAACGCGCAAAGCAACACGGTGTTTCTCTTGATCAGGAAGGCGAAGAGAGGCTTGTTCAGTTAACAGGTAGTCACTTGATGTTACTGCAACAGGAAATAGATAAAATGGCACTATACGTTGGAGAAGGTGGCATTGTCAATGCGGAAGTTGTTGATCTTCTTGTTGCAAGAACATTAGAAAATGATATTTTTGCCTTAATTGATCGTATCGTAAGGAAAGACTTAAACAAAGCGTTCCGCATTTTATATGATTTACTTAAAATCAATGAAGAACCCATTAAAATTCTTTCGTTAATTGGCAGGCAGTTTCGGATTATTTATCAGGTTAGTGAACTTACGAAGAGAGGATATGGTCAGAAGCAAATGGCTTCCACTCTTAAATTGCATCCTTATGCAGTGAAAATTGCACAGCAACAATGTCGAAGTTTCGAAGAAGAAAAATTACGCTTTATTTTAGATCAAATTGCTGAATCGGATTATGAAATGAAAACAGGTAAAATGGATAAAAAACTGATTCTTGAATTGTTAGTTACTAAAATTAAAAATGCATAA
- the comER gene encoding late competence protein ComER has product MKIGVIGTGNMGTILVSSFIDSCAVIPSHLTIVNRSSEKASKLKQQYPSLNVVKSADEVVKKSDMIFICVKPHEYFPLFKKIRSNLKQQQLIVSITSPIKVSEIESFVTCDVARAIPSITNRALSGASLVTFGSRCSEANKVKLLYLMSQISTPIETDEDITRVSSDIVSCGPAFLSYLIQQFIEGAVTETNISNEQATILATEMLIGMGKLLEKDYFSLETLQRKVTVKGGVTGEGLKVLEAETGEMFHHLIQSTHRKFKEDREGIKVQFKEESKQK; this is encoded by the coding sequence TTGAAAATCGGTGTCATAGGTACCGGCAATATGGGGACGATTCTTGTATCTTCCTTTATTGATTCTTGCGCCGTAATACCTTCCCATCTCACAATTGTAAATCGCTCAAGTGAAAAGGCTTCGAAACTTAAACAGCAATATCCTTCACTAAATGTTGTCAAAAGTGCTGATGAAGTGGTTAAAAAATCTGATATGATCTTTATTTGCGTCAAACCTCATGAATATTTTCCGCTATTTAAAAAGATACGGTCTAATTTAAAACAACAGCAGTTAATCGTGTCCATCACTAGCCCAATTAAGGTGAGTGAGATTGAATCATTTGTTACTTGTGACGTAGCTCGAGCCATTCCAAGTATTACGAACAGAGCTCTTAGCGGCGCCTCACTTGTTACGTTCGGAAGTCGTTGTTCTGAAGCAAACAAAGTAAAGCTACTTTATCTGATGTCACAAATTTCTACCCCAATTGAAACAGACGAAGATATCACAAGGGTTTCTTCTGATATTGTGAGTTGTGGCCCAGCTTTTCTAAGTTACTTGATTCAACAATTTATTGAAGGAGCAGTGACAGAAACAAACATATCAAATGAGCAAGCTACGATACTTGCCACAGAAATGCTCATTGGTATGGGGAAGCTACTTGAAAAAGATTATTTTTCTTTAGAAACTTTACAACGAAAGGTAACCGTCAAAGGTGGTGTTACAGGAGAGGGATTAAAGGTTCTTGAAGCAGAAACTGGAGAGATGTTTCATCATTTGATTCAGAGCACTCATAGAAAGTTTAAGGAAGATCGTGAAGGAATTAAAGTACAATTTAAGGAAGAGTCGAAGCAAAAATAG
- a CDS encoding ComE operon protein 2: MERISWDQYFMAQSHLLALRSTCTRLTVGATIVRDKRMIAGGYNGSVSGGVHCIDEGCYVIDNHCVRTIHAEMNAIIQCAKFGVQTTGAEIYVTHFPCINCCKAIIQAGIKTVIYAENYKNHPYAVELFEDAGVTVRQVELEEMILDTNSQEKLNLTADLLDKLSASGLDANEVRPLYEKASKLYGM, encoded by the coding sequence ATGGAACGTATTTCGTGGGATCAGTATTTTATGGCCCAAAGCCATTTACTTGCTCTTAGAAGCACATGTACTCGTTTAACGGTTGGCGCAACAATTGTAAGAGACAAAAGGATGATTGCCGGTGGATACAATGGATCTGTATCAGGAGGCGTTCATTGTATTGACGAAGGGTGTTATGTAATCGACAATCATTGTGTTCGAACTATTCATGCTGAGATGAATGCCATTATTCAATGCGCTAAATTTGGTGTGCAAACAACCGGAGCTGAAATTTACGTCACTCATTTTCCTTGTATTAATTGTTGTAAGGCGATTATACAGGCAGGAATTAAAACGGTGATTTATGCAGAAAATTATAAAAATCATCCTTACGCGGTTGAGCTATTTGAAGATGCTGGTGTAACAGTTAGACAAGTTGAACTAGAAGAGATGATCCTTGATACGAATAGTCAAGAAAAGCTTAATTTAACTGCGGATTTATTGGACAAACTTTCAGCGTCAGGTCTTGATGCAAATGAAGTAAGACCATTATATGAGAAAGCTTCCAAGCTATACGGTATGTAA
- the lepA gene encoding translation elongation factor 4, which yields MNLEEKLKRQSRIRNFSIIAHIDHGKSTLADRILERTGALTDREMKDQTLDAMDLERERGITIKLNSVQLTYTAKDGEEYIFHLIDTPGHVDFTYEVSRSLAACEGALLIVDAAQGIEAQTLANVYLALDNDLEILPVINKIDLPSAEPERVRQEVEDVIGLDASEAVLASAKSGIGIEDILEQIVEKVPAPQGDPDGPLQALIFDSLYDPYRGVVAYIRITEGSVKVGDKIRMMATGKEFEVNELGVFNPKPVAKKELSVGDVGFLTAAIKNVGDSRVGDTITSVKNPAANPLPGYRRMNPMVYCGLYPVDSAQYNDLREALERLELNDSSLQYEAETSQALGFGFRCGFLGLLHMEIVQERIEREFNIDLITTAPSVIYQVKLTDGEEVIIDNPAMMPDAQSIAEVQEPYVKATIMAPNDYVGAIMELCQGKRGDFIDMQYMDESRVNIVYHIPLSEIVYDFFDQLKSSTKGYASFDYELIGYRESNLVKMDILLNAEKIDALSIIVHRDFAYDRGKDITETLKDLIPRQQFEVPIQASIGQKIVARSTIKAMRKNVLAKCYGGDISRKRKLLEKQKEGKKRMKTVGKVEVPQEAFMAVLRQDNTKNN from the coding sequence ATGAACCTTGAAGAAAAGTTAAAAAGACAGTCCAGGATTCGAAATTTTTCCATCATTGCTCATATTGACCATGGGAAATCGACTCTTGCCGACCGTATTTTAGAACGGACAGGTGCGTTAACTGACCGTGAAATGAAAGATCAGACGCTTGATGCGATGGATCTTGAACGTGAACGAGGAATTACGATTAAACTGAATTCTGTTCAGCTTACTTATACAGCGAAAGATGGAGAAGAATACATTTTTCATTTAATCGATACACCGGGTCACGTCGACTTCACTTATGAAGTATCCAGAAGTCTCGCCGCTTGTGAAGGAGCGCTATTAATTGTCGATGCAGCACAGGGGATCGAGGCACAGACGTTAGCAAACGTTTATCTTGCTCTTGATAATGACTTAGAAATCCTTCCAGTTATTAATAAAATTGACTTACCTAGTGCTGAGCCAGAGAGAGTGCGTCAAGAAGTAGAAGACGTTATTGGTTTGGACGCATCTGAAGCTGTATTAGCTTCTGCTAAGTCTGGGATTGGTATCGAGGACATTCTAGAGCAAATTGTTGAGAAAGTGCCCGCGCCTCAAGGCGATCCCGATGGCCCGCTTCAAGCGCTTATTTTTGACTCACTCTATGATCCGTATAGAGGGGTTGTCGCATACATTCGAATTACAGAAGGGTCTGTAAAAGTCGGAGATAAAATTCGCATGATGGCAACAGGTAAAGAATTTGAAGTGAATGAACTCGGGGTGTTTAACCCTAAGCCAGTTGCTAAGAAGGAGCTTTCTGTTGGTGATGTTGGTTTTCTAACTGCTGCGATTAAAAACGTGGGCGACTCCCGCGTAGGTGATACCATCACATCAGTGAAAAATCCAGCTGCCAATCCACTCCCGGGTTATCGTCGAATGAATCCGATGGTGTATTGTGGACTTTATCCAGTTGATTCTGCTCAATACAATGATCTTCGTGAAGCCCTTGAACGCCTTGAACTTAATGATTCCTCCCTTCAATATGAAGCAGAAACTTCTCAGGCTCTTGGGTTTGGTTTCCGCTGTGGTTTCCTTGGACTTCTTCATATGGAGATTGTTCAAGAGCGTATTGAAAGAGAGTTTAACATCGATCTCATTACAACAGCACCAAGTGTTATATACCAGGTGAAACTTACTGATGGAGAAGAAGTTATTATCGATAACCCTGCAATGATGCCTGACGCTCAATCGATCGCAGAAGTGCAAGAGCCATATGTAAAAGCAACAATTATGGCACCTAACGACTATGTTGGAGCGATTATGGAGTTATGTCAGGGCAAACGTGGTGATTTCATTGACATGCAGTACATGGATGAAAGTCGTGTGAATATTGTTTATCATATCCCGCTTTCTGAAATTGTCTATGATTTCTTTGACCAATTGAAGTCAAGCACGAAAGGGTATGCATCCTTCGACTACGAGTTAATTGGTTACCGAGAATCGAACCTAGTGAAAATGGACATTCTTCTAAACGCTGAGAAGATTGATGCACTTTCTATTATTGTTCACAGAGACTTTGCTTATGATCGCGGGAAAGACATTACAGAAACGTTGAAAGATCTTATTCCAAGACAGCAATTTGAAGTGCCGATCCAAGCTTCTATCGGGCAGAAAATTGTTGCGCGATCAACCATTAAAGCGATGCGTAAAAACGTACTTGCAAAATGTTACGGTGGAGATATTTCACGTAAACGTAAGCTTCTTGAGAAACAAAAAGAAGGTAAAAAACGAATGAAAACGGTAGGGAAAGTCGAAGTGCCACAAGAAGCATTTATGGCTGTTCTTCGCCAGGATAATACAAAGAATAATTAA
- the gpr gene encoding GPR endopeptidase, whose protein sequence is MMGSVELDNYQVRTDLAVEAQEMVKEKKAKSMKEEQPDGLKGVIVKERTEQGVSITTVEVTKQGEKEIGKKAGHYLTFEVQGIRRKDSALQQTVQDVFAHEFAAFLKQQNISKEASCLIVGLGNWNVTPDSLGPLVVSNLLITNHLFELQPETVSEGFRPVSAITPGVMGITGIETSDIIHGVIEKAKPDFVIAIDALASRSIERVNTTIQISDTGIHPGSGVGNKRKELSFDTLGIPVIAIGIPTVVDAVSITSDTIDFILKHFGRELKEKGKPSKSLAPAGMTFGERKTFTEEDLPDEGKRQTFLGMVGTLEDEEKRNLIREVLAPMGHNLMVTPKEVDVFIEDMANVISGGLNSCLHGEVDQQNSGMYTH, encoded by the coding sequence CTGATGGGAAGCGTTGAACTAGATAACTATCAAGTAAGGACAGATCTAGCGGTAGAAGCGCAGGAAATGGTGAAAGAAAAGAAAGCAAAAAGCATGAAGGAAGAGCAACCTGATGGGTTAAAGGGCGTTATCGTCAAAGAAAGAACCGAACAGGGTGTAAGCATTACAACAGTCGAGGTAACAAAACAAGGCGAGAAAGAAATTGGCAAAAAAGCGGGACACTATTTAACTTTTGAAGTACAGGGCATCAGAAGAAAAGACTCAGCTCTCCAACAGACCGTTCAAGATGTTTTTGCTCATGAGTTTGCTGCATTTCTAAAGCAACAGAATATCTCCAAAGAAGCAAGTTGTCTGATTGTAGGTCTTGGGAATTGGAACGTGACCCCTGATTCACTAGGTCCTCTCGTTGTTTCTAATTTGCTTATTACAAATCATTTATTCGAACTTCAACCCGAAACCGTTTCAGAGGGTTTTCGCCCTGTAAGTGCGATTACGCCTGGTGTGATGGGGATCACTGGAATTGAGACGAGCGATATTATTCATGGGGTTATCGAAAAAGCAAAGCCAGACTTCGTGATTGCGATCGATGCGCTGGCATCGCGTTCAATTGAGCGGGTTAACACTACGATTCAAATATCTGATACGGGTATTCACCCTGGCTCAGGTGTTGGAAATAAACGAAAAGAATTAAGCTTTGATACGCTTGGAATTCCCGTTATCGCCATTGGTATTCCAACTGTTGTTGATGCGGTTTCTATCACGAGTGATACAATCGATTTTATCTTAAAGCATTTTGGAAGGGAATTAAAAGAAAAAGGTAAACCATCCAAATCACTCGCACCAGCTGGCATGACCTTTGGTGAGAGGAAGACATTTACAGAAGAAGATTTACCGGACGAAGGAAAGAGACAAACGTTTCTTGGAATGGTTGGTACGCTTGAAGATGAGGAAAAGCGAAACTTAATTCGCGAGGTGCTTGCACCTATGGGGCACAACTTAATGGTTACACCAAAAGAAGTTGATGTTTTTATAGAGGATATGGCGAATGTGATTTCTGGTGGTCTAAATAGTTGCTTGCATGGAGAAGTGGATCAACAAAATAGTGGTATGTATACTCATTAG
- the rsfS gene encoding ribosome silencing factor: protein MNEKQMISLAARAADDKRAEDIVALNMNGVSLIADYFLICHGNSEKQVQAIAKEIKDQALEQGMDIKRLEGYDQARWVLVDLGSVIVHIFHKDERHYYNLEKLWGDAPHLPLEEILA, encoded by the coding sequence ATGAATGAGAAACAAATGATTAGCCTTGCTGCCAGAGCAGCTGATGATAAAAGAGCAGAAGATATCGTTGCACTTAATATGAATGGAGTTTCATTAATTGCGGACTACTTTTTAATATGTCACGGTAATTCAGAAAAACAAGTTCAAGCAATCGCCAAAGAAATTAAAGATCAGGCATTAGAACAAGGGATGGATATAAAGAGACTGGAAGGTTATGATCAGGCACGCTGGGTTCTTGTTGACTTAGGCAGCGTTATTGTTCATATTTTTCATAAAGATGAACGCCATTATTATAACCTCGAGAAGCTTTGGGGCGATGCGCCACATTTACCACTTGAGGAAATTCTAGCTTAA
- the rpsT gene encoding 30S ribosomal protein S20 encodes MPNIKSAVKRVRTQSDRRANNIAFKSEMRSAIKTFEAKVEAKDVEAAKTALNQASKRIDKAADKGIIHRNTVARKKSRLTKMYNEISA; translated from the coding sequence ATGCCAAATATTAAATCTGCGGTTAAACGCGTTAGAACTCAATCTGATCGTCGCGCTAATAACATTGCTTTCAAATCTGAAATGCGTTCTGCAATCAAGACTTTTGAAGCGAAAGTTGAAGCTAAAGACGTTGAAGCTGCGAAAACAGCTCTTAACCAAGCTTCTAAGCGCATCGACAAAGCTGCTGACAAAGGAATCATTCATAGAAACACAGTAGCACGTAAAAAATCTCGTCTAACTAAAATGTACAACGAGATTTCAGCGTAA
- a CDS encoding DUF3679 domain-containing protein, which translates to MASFFMKTFLLVSLLLFGVLLGMEQASKNMNNMQANENTGAFQINTTNGVEAEILGTSITHDDLQSKQKTLEDANEFNVLGQLGSTVSEWVSSLIQAILSFVFTVITTLLSFFQR; encoded by the coding sequence ATGGCGTCATTTTTTATGAAAACTTTTCTCCTTGTTTCATTACTTTTGTTTGGAGTGCTTTTAGGAATGGAACAAGCTTCTAAAAATATGAATAACATGCAGGCAAATGAAAATACAGGTGCATTTCAGATTAATACGACTAACGGGGTAGAGGCTGAAATTCTTGGAACTTCCATTACTCATGATGATCTACAAAGTAAACAAAAGACACTTGAAGATGCAAACGAATTTAATGTACTTGGACAATTAGGTAGTACTGTGAGCGAATGGGTATCATCGCTCATTCAAGCGATTTTATCATTTGTGTTTACGGTTATTACAACTTTGCTATCGTTTTTCCAAAGGTAA
- a CDS encoding helix-hairpin-helix domain-containing protein codes for MKYLKAFNPREKVLLSIILLAVGVGVFFYYDLPKAEEEQFLFEEEVEERGEDIKEVPLPDEESEVTIVLVDVKGAVVAPGVYEVSANGRVKDVIQKAGGFLEEADQAQLNLAGKVIDEMMIYVPLKGETTVAAGSVTAESGLISINTADLIELQELPGIGPAKAEAIIQYREENGPFGASEDLQNISGIGEKTFEKLKDLITVQ; via the coding sequence ATGAAGTATCTGAAAGCGTTTAATCCAAGGGAAAAAGTTCTTCTCAGTATTATTTTGCTAGCAGTTGGAGTGGGTGTATTCTTTTATTACGATTTACCTAAAGCCGAGGAAGAGCAGTTTCTGTTTGAAGAAGAAGTAGAGGAGAGGGGAGAAGACATAAAAGAAGTTCCTCTGCCTGATGAAGAAAGTGAGGTTACGATTGTACTCGTAGATGTAAAGGGGGCCGTGGTTGCACCAGGTGTGTACGAAGTTAGTGCGAATGGGCGTGTGAAAGATGTTATTCAGAAGGCTGGTGGGTTTCTTGAAGAAGCAGATCAAGCTCAGCTGAACCTCGCTGGCAAAGTGATCGATGAGATGATGATTTACGTTCCTTTAAAAGGAGAAACAACAGTGGCTGCCGGAAGTGTGACTGCTGAGTCAGGACTTATTTCCATCAATACGGCGGATCTTATTGAGCTTCAAGAACTTCCGGGTATTGGACCAGCAAAAGCAGAAGCAATTATTCAATATAGGGAAGAAAATGGTCCTTTCGGTGCCAGTGAGGATTTACAAAATATTAGTGGAATAGGGGAAAAAACGTTTGAAAAGTTAAAGGATTTAATCACGGTTCAATGA
- a CDS encoding YqzM family protein, which yields MNEFEKDVQAKDNDAVQSAVGFVVPFLFFSIIFFTAVIIKALG from the coding sequence ATGAACGAGTTCGAAAAAGATGTTCAAGCTAAGGATAATGACGCTGTTCAATCAGCTGTTGGCTTCGTTGTACCATTTTTATTCTTTTCCATCATTTTCTTCACGGCTGTAATTATTAAAGCACTTGGCTAA
- a CDS encoding DNA internalization-related competence protein ComEC/Rec2, with product MLALFSLLGVFSVDSYYAVSVSSILLIWLWKGKRRLLLLATLTFLLSFSYTVLTNSSNITSLKEGDVSLNGKISSLPQVDGDSLSFEASTINENLKVQYYLSSEVEKNDLRNLKVGHMCRFSGTLKPPSPLRIPSLFNYERYLYHKKIHWIYELNEKPTCLPLSKSLIVKIQQYRQKVVSDITVVFPIQLQGLAASLLVGDRSLLPTDVTDAYQELGLSHVLAVSGLHVGVIGGLFFWLMIRIGVTREKAYSALFIFYPFYLIFTGGAPSVVRASLMAMTVVFSLRFQLKFNPLDGIAAACLITLFVNPYYAYHIGFQLSFLIAFALIVSSHTILKRYQHPFTKLLALSILAQVISFPLVIYHFHQISFISLGLNLIYVPFISIIVLPALLLLFLLQTLSASFLFTVLSELLATLIASIHRLLLFLSELNMNVVFGAMSEGMLIISLGVCFIVVLLWERGSLMKASVIWLFYCGGLYIAPYLNPNGEVTFIDVGQGDSILIMLPFQQQVILIDTGGKPDFGKEEMWRQRESTFDIGGDVVLPFLKSKGIRELDLLLLTHGDFDHAGGAKEILEGISIKRLLLDQGSEQTEVEANIMQIARTKSVPVSNAKVGQSWSVGEENFTIVQALQTKEENDGSIVLHASVGGYSWLLMGDVEAEGERQLLAGHSLPKIDVVKVGHHGSVTSSSQEFIDRVTPKIAIISVGEDNRYGHPDEEVLERYQERGVSILRTDVNGAIQYTYRSNKKGSWSVMLNGK from the coding sequence GTGCTAGCGCTCTTTTCACTACTTGGTGTGTTCAGTGTTGATTCCTACTATGCCGTTTCTGTGAGTAGTATTTTGTTGATTTGGTTATGGAAAGGTAAGAGAAGGCTATTGTTGTTAGCTACCCTTACCTTCCTACTATCTTTTAGTTACACAGTTCTCACAAACAGCTCCAATATCACCTCTTTAAAAGAAGGTGATGTATCCTTAAATGGGAAAATCTCTTCGCTACCTCAAGTTGATGGTGATTCTCTTTCTTTTGAAGCTTCCACAATTAATGAGAATTTAAAGGTACAGTATTATTTATCATCAGAAGTGGAAAAGAATGATTTGAGAAATTTAAAAGTAGGCCACATGTGTCGTTTTTCAGGGACGCTTAAACCCCCATCACCCCTAAGAATACCTTCTCTTTTCAACTACGAACGTTACCTTTATCATAAAAAAATTCACTGGATTTATGAACTGAATGAAAAACCAACATGTTTACCATTATCCAAATCACTGATCGTAAAGATTCAACAATACCGGCAGAAAGTTGTATCTGACATTACAGTCGTTTTTCCTATTCAACTTCAAGGGCTAGCGGCATCGTTACTTGTTGGCGATCGCAGCTTATTACCCACTGATGTCACTGATGCTTATCAAGAATTGGGTTTGAGTCATGTACTTGCTGTATCGGGTTTACACGTAGGTGTCATAGGAGGTTTGTTTTTCTGGCTAATGATACGAATTGGTGTGACAAGAGAGAAAGCGTATAGTGCGCTTTTCATATTTTATCCTTTTTACCTTATTTTTACAGGTGGTGCACCATCGGTCGTTAGAGCGTCTTTAATGGCTATGACAGTTGTATTTAGTTTGCGGTTTCAGTTAAAGTTTAATCCTCTTGATGGAATTGCGGCAGCTTGTTTAATAACACTATTTGTAAATCCTTACTATGCTTATCATATTGGATTTCAACTTTCTTTTCTTATTGCTTTTGCTTTAATCGTATCCTCTCATACAATCTTGAAGCGTTATCAACATCCGTTCACCAAACTTCTTGCTTTATCGATTCTCGCTCAAGTGATTTCTTTTCCTCTTGTCATTTATCACTTTCATCAAATTTCTTTTATTAGTTTAGGATTGAACCTCATTTACGTTCCATTTATTTCAATAATCGTTTTACCAGCTCTGTTGCTTCTTTTCCTATTACAAACGCTTTCCGCATCCTTTCTTTTTACGGTTTTGTCTGAGCTACTCGCTACGCTTATTGCGTCCATTCATCGTTTGTTGTTGTTTCTTTCAGAGTTAAACATGAATGTGGTTTTCGGAGCGATGTCAGAAGGTATGCTAATTATTTCTTTAGGGGTTTGCTTTATCGTCGTTCTGTTATGGGAGCGAGGGTCACTTATGAAAGCAAGCGTAATTTGGTTGTTTTATTGCGGTGGACTGTACATAGCTCCTTACCTCAATCCGAATGGAGAGGTCACATTCATTGATGTTGGGCAGGGGGATAGTATTTTAATTATGCTCCCTTTTCAACAACAGGTTATTTTAATTGATACAGGCGGAAAACCGGATTTTGGCAAAGAAGAAATGTGGCGACAAAGAGAGTCAACATTTGACATAGGAGGTGATGTTGTTCTCCCATTTTTAAAGTCGAAAGGTATTCGTGAGCTTGATTTATTGCTGCTTACTCATGGTGATTTTGATCATGCGGGTGGAGCGAAAGAGATTTTAGAAGGCATCTCTATAAAAAGATTGTTACTTGATCAAGGTAGTGAACAAACGGAAGTCGAAGCGAATATAATGCAAATCGCACGAACAAAAAGTGTTCCTGTATCAAACGCAAAAGTAGGACAATCGTGGAGCGTAGGGGAGGAAAATTTTACTATTGTTCAGGCGTTACAGACGAAGGAAGAGAACGATGGGAGTATCGTTTTGCATGCTAGCGTTGGCGGATATAGCTGGCTTTTAATGGGGGATGTCGAAGCGGAGGGAGAACGTCAACTTCTTGCTGGTCACTCTCTTCCGAAAATTGACGTGGTAAAAGTAGGCCATCATGGTAGCGTTACTTCTAGCTCACAAGAGTTCATTGACCGTGTCACCCCCAAAATTGCGATCATATCAGTTGGGGAAGATAACCGCTATGGTCATCCTGATGAAGAAGTTTTAGAACGCTATCAAGAGCGCGGTGTCTCTATTCTTCGAACCGACGTAAATGGCGCGATTCAATACACATATCGATCGAATAAAAAAGGAAGCTGGTCCGTGATGTTAAATGGAAAATAG